The Gymnogyps californianus isolate 813 chromosome 5, ASM1813914v2, whole genome shotgun sequence genome contains a region encoding:
- the PHLDA2 gene encoding pleckstrin homology-like domain family A member 2 — MKMQAEVIREGELEKRSDSLFQLWKKKLVVLTKDSLSLFPDGHKRAKGKELGFGSILKVDCVERTGKYIYFTIVTKDRKEIDFRCPDQSCWNASITMALIDFQNKRAIQDFKSRQEMEQAAGAQERRLARAP; from the coding sequence ATGAAGATGCAAGCCGAGGTGATCCGCGAGGGCGAGCTGGAGAAGCGGAGCGACAGCCTTTTCCAGCTGTGGAAGAAGAAGCTGGTGGTGCTGACCAAGGACAGCCTCAGCCTCTTCCCCGACGGGCACAAGCGGGCCAagggcaaggagctgggcttCGGCTCCATCCTCAAGGTGGACTGCGTGGAGCGCACGGGCAAGTACATCTACTTCACCATCGTCACCAAGGACCGCAAGGAGATTGACTTTCGGTGCCCGGACCAGAGCTGCTGGAACGCCTCCATCACCATGGCCCTCATCGACTTCCAGAACAAGCGGGCCATCCAGGACTTCAAGAGCCGCCAGGAGATGGAGCAGGCGGCGGGCGCCCAGGAGCGGCGGCTGGCCCGGGCGCCCtga